TAAATCGGCAATGGTTCGCAGTCCCAGCCGGTGTAGGCTCTCTCGTGCCCGCGGGCCGATGCCGGGAATCGTTTCGACTGGCATCGGCGCGAGAAACTCCGCTTCGCGCCCGGGCAGAACGAGAGTCAGGCCGTCAGGTTTCTTGAATTCAGAAGCCATCTTGGCGATCGTCGTGCCGGTTGCGATACCGAGCGAGCAGGTGAGCGTAGTCTCTTGCAGAACCTTGTTTTTGATTGCCTGGCCCAGATGTTTCCAACTCTTGAAGCCGCCGGCGTTATCGGTGCAGTCGAGCACCGCTTCGTCGATCGATGCGCGCAGCAGAAGCTCGCTGAAAGAGCCAAGAATTTCCATGACTTCGTTTGAGACTTCACGATAGCGCTCGATACGGTGCGGCAGAAAGATTGCTTCGGGACAGAGTTTGTATGCAGTACTCACAGGCTGCGCCGACTTGACGCCAAACTTGCGCGCCTCGTAGCTTGCGGCGCTGATCACGCCACGCCCCGAACCTCCTTTCGGGTCGGCACCAACGACGATCGGCTTGCCCTTGAGCGCGGGCTGGTCACGAATTTCGACGCTGGTAAAAAATGCGTCCATGTCGACGTGAACGATAGTGCGAAACGCTGCAGCCAGCACGGAGAATCCACGGGATGTATCTTCGTGAGCACGTAAACATCTCGGGTGTTTACATGCTTAAAGGTTAGAGTGACTCGGCGGGAACTCGCTGGTGCGATTTTTTCCGCAATTTTCGGCGCTAATCGGCGCAAATTCCCCCGCGAATCGGTGACGATTCGCTCTGCAAGTGGCGAAGACGCCAGAATTCACGCCGATTTTTCGCCTCGCGGCGAAATCGCCCCGAAAATTGCGAAAAAAATCGCCCAATGTTATAGCTTCGCGAGTTCCCGCCGAGTGACTAAAGCCGCGCGAGATGAAAATTTGGCCGCTCTGGCTGGCCGCGCCTGCGCACTTCAAAGTGCAGATGCGGGCCGGTTGAGCGCCCAGTCATGCCTGAGAGGGCAATCCTCGCGCCTTGTTTTACCTTATCACCGTTCTTGACCTGTATCTTGCTCAGGTGGCCATAGAGCGTGCGGTACCCGTTGCGGTGCTCGAGAATCACCGTCTTGCCATAACCTTTTTTGGTGCCGGCAAAAACCACTGTACCTTCTGCCGAAGCGACGACGCGCGTGCCGATGCTGCAGGCGATGTCGATGCCCTTGTGAAATTTGTGTTTTTCGGTGAATGGGTCTTTGCGCACCCCGAAGCCCGAGGTAATGCGACCCTCGACGGGGTGAATGAACGTCTTCAGGTTAAAATATTCTTTTTCGGTTTCGTCGAAATGCAGGCCTGTCACGAAATAAAAATTTTCGTGGCCCGGTATTGGCAGAATTTCGCTTGCATCGCGGTTGAATTTCTTCGCGACCTTTGCCCGATCACCATAGACTGCGATGCCGCGTACGTTGGGTAGCAGCCACTCTGCGCCGGCGTTTAAGTCCCATAGTGAGGCAAGGCGGTTGACACTCGAGATCGTGTCGTGGTCGAGCACTGTGCGCGCCATAACCTTAAAAAAAGTGTCTTTGCCGGTGAGTCGGTATCTTCGCCATTTGATTTCGGGGCGCGAGCCGTCGGCGACTGCCCGCAGGTTGTCGGTGACTTCGGCCCGCATCTTCTTGATTTCGGGGTCGGTGTGCGCGAGGTTGCGAATGTAGATTGTACCCTGCGTACTGGTAAGACCGCTGAATGCAGCTGCGAAAATCCATAGCAGGGAAATTGAGTAGAAAACACGCATAGGATAACGGTATCTGTTAGTTAAATTTATGACTGGGCGGTAACTTACGCCAAGCCACTCCCCATTTAATCAATCGGCGTTTACCCGGCATCCTTTGAGTCAATTATGTCGCATTGTCTTCGAATACCCTCATCGAAATTCTGCGCAAGGGTGAGGCCTTTCTCGCACAAAAACTCGTTGCCTCGCCCCGCCTCGAAGCGCAACTGATCTTCGCGCATTTCTTGAAACTGCGGCGCATCGACCTTTTTCTGCAGCCCGACCGCCCGCTCACCCCCCCCGAGCTCGAAACGCTGCGTGAGGCATTGAAGAAAAAAGCAGCCGGATTTCCCACCGCTCACATTCTGGGCGAGAAAGAGTTTTATGGGCGCCCTTTTTCTGTGTCGGCCGACGTGCTGATACCGCGCCCTGAAACCGAAGAACTGGTTGAACACGTGCTCGCAGAGATTAAAGAAGCCAACCACATTGTCGACCTGGGCACCGGCAGCGGTTGCATTGGGCTAACTCTTGCACTCGAGCTCAAGGCGCCGCACCTGACTCTCATCGATATTTCAGAACCTGCGCTCAAAGTGGCGAAACACAACGCCGACGCATTACTCGCGGGCGCCGATACGAAATACGAAATTCTGAATGCCGATTTCACCAGCGGCGCCGTTCGCCTGCACCCGCACGCCGACGTGATTGTGAGTAATCCCCCTTATGTTTTGCCCGAAGAATTTGCCGCGCTCGACGCCGGTGTGCGCGACTGCGAGCCGCGCGTCGCGCTCGTGGCCGATGACTTTGAAGAGGTGCACCGTCGCCTTATCGACTGCGCATTCGGCAATCTCGCGCCCGCAGGCCTTCTCGCAATCGAGACCCACCCGCGATATTCGCAGCAGGTTGCCGACTGGGCGCTCGGTCACGGTTTTGTCAGGGTAGAAGTGCGTAATGACTTGGCCGCACGTCCACATTTTGTTTTCGCGTGGAGATAGTTACCCGCATGCTTCGACAGGCTCTGCAAGCAGAGACTGCGTCGCAGCATGACAATTCGTCACCCTGAGCGTGTCGAAGGGCGACGAAAAAGGAAAAAATGAAATCGAGATATATCGTACTGACTCTTACTTTTCTCACGCTGCTCACCTTCGCCTTCATCTTCGACAACGTCTTCTCCATTTGGGAACAGGCATCGTATGCGCGCTTCAAGCCCGTGACGACTGGCCTGCCTTCGGCGCAGATTGCACGCGATGTGCAGGTGGGTGAGGTCACTGCCGATTTCTTTTTCGCACCGCCGGGTCAGGCGAAACGACCGCTACTCATCGTGATGCACGGCGGCTTTCTGCAAGGCGGCAATAAGAAAAATTATGCATACATCGGTGGCCTCGGCGTGCGCCTTGGCTATTCAGTCGCGATTGTGCAGCTGAAGCATTATCCTGGAATTTTTACACGACCGTTCTTCTCGAACGAAACGCGCCGCTCGCGCTCGTTGCCAGAGCAGGCAAAAAACTTTGCTGTGTTCGTGCGCGGCGTGGGTGCTCTAGGTGAGCGTTTTGGTTTCGATAGCGCAAAAATTCACGTTCTGGCACACGGTTCGGGTGCGCTGCTCTTGGGTGATGCGAATGTCGAAAGCTTCAAGAGCATTGTGCTCGTTTCTCCGATCTGGTCGCTGAAAGAAAATGTCGCGAGCATCGCGCCGATGCAGCTGCGCGCACTTGAAGGTTATATCACCGACGCCGATGCGCTCAGGCTTTCACCGTCTGAATGGGTGAAAACCACGAAGAATCCGCTGTTGCTGATCTGCAGTGAGCGGGACTTGCCATATATTAAAGATGCCTGCGCCAAAGCAACTGTCGCCAGAGCTAATGCCAAACCAATCGAAAGAGTTATTGTCCAGAGGCCGTCGCATTTTGAGCTGATGTTTCATTTGGGCAGCAAAATTGAAGAGGCGACGGAACCGCTTAAGAAATTTCTTTTCGATAATGCCCGTTCATGAGGCGCTGTCACCTTTCGACGTGCTCAGGGTGACAAGACTTTGTCATGCTGAGCCAGTCGAAGCATGACCTGGGTAGTTACAGCCTAAACGCCTCAGGCAGAATTTTGTCGATCAGC
The sequence above is a segment of the Turneriella parva DSM 21527 genome. Coding sequences within it:
- a CDS encoding alpha/beta hydrolase family protein, coding for MKSRYIVLTLTFLTLLTFAFIFDNVFSIWEQASYARFKPVTTGLPSAQIARDVQVGEVTADFFFAPPGQAKRPLLIVMHGGFLQGGNKKNYAYIGGLGVRLGYSVAIVQLKHYPGIFTRPFFSNETRRSRSLPEQAKNFAVFVRGVGALGERFGFDSAKIHVLAHGSGALLLGDANVESFKSIVLVSPIWSLKENVASIAPMQLRALEGYITDADALRLSPSEWVKTTKNPLLLICSERDLPYIKDACAKATVARANAKPIERVIVQRPSHFELMFHLGSKIEEATEPLKKFLFDNARS
- a CDS encoding M23 family metallopeptidase, whose product is MRVFYSISLLWIFAAAFSGLTSTQGTIYIRNLAHTDPEIKKMRAEVTDNLRAVADGSRPEIKWRRYRLTGKDTFFKVMARTVLDHDTISSVNRLASLWDLNAGAEWLLPNVRGIAVYGDRAKVAKKFNRDASEILPIPGHENFYFVTGLHFDETEKEYFNLKTFIHPVEGRITSGFGVRKDPFTEKHKFHKGIDIACSIGTRVVASAEGTVVFAGTKKGYGKTVILEHRNGYRTLYGHLSKIQVKNGDKVKQGARIALSGMTGRSTGPHLHFEVRRRGQPERPNFHLARL
- the prmC gene encoding peptide chain release factor N(5)-glutamine methyltransferase; protein product: MSSNTLIEILRKGEAFLAQKLVASPRLEAQLIFAHFLKLRRIDLFLQPDRPLTPPELETLREALKKKAAGFPTAHILGEKEFYGRPFSVSADVLIPRPETEELVEHVLAEIKEANHIVDLGTGSGCIGLTLALELKAPHLTLIDISEPALKVAKHNADALLAGADTKYEILNADFTSGAVRLHPHADVIVSNPPYVLPEEFAALDAGVRDCEPRVALVADDFEEVHRRLIDCAFGNLAPAGLLAIETHPRYSQQVADWALGHGFVRVEVRNDLAARPHFVFAWR
- the dinB gene encoding DNA polymerase IV, whose product is MLAAAFRTIVHVDMDAFFTSVEIRDQPALKGKPIVVGADPKGGSGRGVISAASYEARKFGVKSAQPVSTAYKLCPEAIFLPHRIERYREVSNEVMEILGSFSELLLRASIDEAVLDCTDNAGGFKSWKHLGQAIKNKVLQETTLTCSLGIATGTTIAKMASEFKKPDGLTLVLPGREAEFLAPMPVETIPGIGPRARESLHRLGLRTIADLQKAEPLVLATALGSWGKRIYYLAHGSDDNELVLGEARKSFGEERTYETDLDTLEAAETALREIADDLALRMSRKNISGRTLTLKARAADFQTITRSRTLPIPVRSGPALFEHAWELFQQHIRPEKLKNEKIRLLGIQMSKLYAAKPGEQLWLF